From the Scophthalmus maximus strain ysfricsl-2021 chromosome 11, ASM2237912v1, whole genome shotgun sequence genome, one window contains:
- the relb gene encoding transcription factor RelB isoform X4: MSPRPGLTATPVRKESTSLLLCSLQPTCTFLPSLLRPNNTSEMASARPSQATTSPAISSRPGQGVSSKTRGDTELLERILVKPRLVVKEEPKDRGMRFRYECEGRSAGSILGVTSTDTNKTQPAIEIQGPIEYIKRVTVTVSLVTKDLPHRPHPHCLVGKDCPTGSGICVVTFNPHSNRCHSFANLGIQCVRRKELDFSLQKRRSQNIDPFQTGHTKGIEDLDMNAVRLCFQCELEWEDGTKDSLNPVVSNTIYDKKATTTSQLKITCLNQCRGTCMGKTEIYMLCDKVQKDDIEIIFRRGSWKANGEFAQTDVHRQIAIVFKTPPYQDQNLTEEVEVNVALRRISDKMESESVAFTYLPHNLDPYEVKRKTRIKSDISFREKTCLTAECAPAAEPPLHFPQPPTLLASDKRLCASQPVASAMGEVCYNAPQDSNNRTDDTNLLNQLLEIPAVWEMFSNPNIDMSCDFEEEPDGNSTFANMDVNFNQNFGSYTQDFSQYSDLQFNMLVNENQTLQLEPQDSLSNVLQVKKEEAL, encoded by the exons CCCACCTGCACCTTCCTTCCGTCCCTGCTGCGGCCCAACAACACCAGCGAGATGGCGTCGGCTCGTCCTTCCCAGGCGACCACCTCTCCAGCCATATCCTCTCGCCCTGGTCAAGGTGTTTCCTCCAAGACCCGGGGCGACACTGAGCTGCTGGAGCGGATTCTAGTGAAGCCCAGGCTGGTTGTAAAGGAGGAGCCCAAGGACAGAGGCATGAGGTTTCGGTATGAATGTGAAGGACGCTCCGCCGGCAGCATCCTGGGGGTGACCAGCACTGACACCAACAAGACTCAGCCTGCGATAGAG aTCCAGGGTCCCATTGAATACATAAAGAGGGTCACAGTCACCGTTTCCTTGGTGACCAAAGACCTCCCACACCGGCCCCACCCCCACTGCCTTGTGGGTAAAGACTGCCCTACCGGTTCAGGGATCTGTGTGGTCACGTTCAACCCTCACAGCAACCGGTGTCACAG CTTTGCCAACCTTGGTATccagtgtgtgaggaggaaagAACTCGACTTTTCACTCCAGAAAAGGAGAAGCCAAAATATCGACCCCTTTCAAA CTGGTCACACAAAGGGAATTGAAGACCTGGACATGAATGCTGTGCGTCTATGTTTCCAGTGTGAGCTCGAGTGGGAGGACGGCACAAAGGACAGTCTCAACCCAGTGGTGTCCAACACAATTTATGACAAGA aGGCCACGACTACTTCACAGCTGAAGATCACCTGTTTGAACCAGTGCAGAGGCACCTGCATGGGCAAGACAGAGATCTACATGTTGTGTGACAAAGTGCAGAAAG ATGACATAGAGATCATATTCAGGCGAGGGTCGTGGAAGGCGAATGGGGAGTTTGCCCAGACGGACGTGCACCGGCAGATCGCCATCGTCTTCAAGACTCCACCCTACCAGGACCAGAACCTCACGGAGGAGGTCGAGGTCAACGTGGCGCTGCGTCGCATCTCAGACAAGATGGAGAGCGAATCAGTGGCCTTCACGTACCTGCCACACAACCTAG ATCCGTATGAGGTGAAGCGGAAGACTAGAATTAAGTCGGACATCAGTTTCAGAGAGAAGACTTGTTTAACAG cagagtgTGCACCTGCAGCAGAGCCGCCCTTGCACTTCCCACAGCCTCCGACCTTGTTGGCTTCAGACAAGAGGCTGTGTGCTTCCCAGCCTGTGGCCTCCGCTATGGGGGAAGTGTGTTATAATGCGCCCCAGGACTCGAACAACCGCACCGATGACACAAACCTCCTGAATCAATTGCTAGAAATACCTGCCGTATGGGAGATGTTTTCCAACCCCAACATCGACATGTCCTGTGACTTTGAGGAGGAGCCCGATGGCAACTCCACATTTGCCAACATGGATGTGAACTTTAACCAGAACTTTGGCTCGTACACTCAGGACTTCTCTCAGTACAGCGACTTGCAGTTCAACATGCTGGTCAACGAGAACCAGACTCTGCAGTTGGAGCCACAGGACAGCCTGTCCAATGTGCTTCaggtgaagaaagaagaggCGCTATGA
- the relb gene encoding transcription factor RelB isoform X5: MSPRPGLTATPPTCTFLPSLLRPNNTSEMASARPSQATTSPAISSRPGQGVSSKTRGDTELLERILVKPRLVVKEEPKDRGMRFRYECEGRSAGSILGVTSTDTNKTQPAIEIQGPIEYIKRVTVTVSLVTKDLPHRPHPHCLVGKDCPTGSGICVVTFNPHSNRCHSFANLGIQCVRRKELDFSLQKRRSQNIDPFQTGHTKGIEDLDMNAVRLCFQCELEWEDGTKDSLNPVVSNTIYDKKATTTSQLKITCLNQCRGTCMGKTEIYMLCDKVQKDDIEIIFRRGSWKANGEFAQTDVHRQIAIVFKTPPYQDQNLTEEVEVNVALRRISDKMESESVAFTYLPHNLDPYEVKRKTRIKSDISFREKTCLTAECAPAAEPPLHFPQPPTLLASDKRLCASQPVASAMGEVCYNAPQDSNNRTDDTNLLNQLLEIPAVWEMFSNPNIDMSCDFEEEPDGNSTFANMDVNFNQNFGSYTQDFSQYSDLQFNMLVNENQTLQLEPQDSLSNVLQVKKEEAL, from the exons CCCACCTGCACCTTCCTTCCGTCCCTGCTGCGGCCCAACAACACCAGCGAGATGGCGTCGGCTCGTCCTTCCCAGGCGACCACCTCTCCAGCCATATCCTCTCGCCCTGGTCAAGGTGTTTCCTCCAAGACCCGGGGCGACACTGAGCTGCTGGAGCGGATTCTAGTGAAGCCCAGGCTGGTTGTAAAGGAGGAGCCCAAGGACAGAGGCATGAGGTTTCGGTATGAATGTGAAGGACGCTCCGCCGGCAGCATCCTGGGGGTGACCAGCACTGACACCAACAAGACTCAGCCTGCGATAGAG aTCCAGGGTCCCATTGAATACATAAAGAGGGTCACAGTCACCGTTTCCTTGGTGACCAAAGACCTCCCACACCGGCCCCACCCCCACTGCCTTGTGGGTAAAGACTGCCCTACCGGTTCAGGGATCTGTGTGGTCACGTTCAACCCTCACAGCAACCGGTGTCACAG CTTTGCCAACCTTGGTATccagtgtgtgaggaggaaagAACTCGACTTTTCACTCCAGAAAAGGAGAAGCCAAAATATCGACCCCTTTCAAA CTGGTCACACAAAGGGAATTGAAGACCTGGACATGAATGCTGTGCGTCTATGTTTCCAGTGTGAGCTCGAGTGGGAGGACGGCACAAAGGACAGTCTCAACCCAGTGGTGTCCAACACAATTTATGACAAGA aGGCCACGACTACTTCACAGCTGAAGATCACCTGTTTGAACCAGTGCAGAGGCACCTGCATGGGCAAGACAGAGATCTACATGTTGTGTGACAAAGTGCAGAAAG ATGACATAGAGATCATATTCAGGCGAGGGTCGTGGAAGGCGAATGGGGAGTTTGCCCAGACGGACGTGCACCGGCAGATCGCCATCGTCTTCAAGACTCCACCCTACCAGGACCAGAACCTCACGGAGGAGGTCGAGGTCAACGTGGCGCTGCGTCGCATCTCAGACAAGATGGAGAGCGAATCAGTGGCCTTCACGTACCTGCCACACAACCTAG ATCCGTATGAGGTGAAGCGGAAGACTAGAATTAAGTCGGACATCAGTTTCAGAGAGAAGACTTGTTTAACAG cagagtgTGCACCTGCAGCAGAGCCGCCCTTGCACTTCCCACAGCCTCCGACCTTGTTGGCTTCAGACAAGAGGCTGTGTGCTTCCCAGCCTGTGGCCTCCGCTATGGGGGAAGTGTGTTATAATGCGCCCCAGGACTCGAACAACCGCACCGATGACACAAACCTCCTGAATCAATTGCTAGAAATACCTGCCGTATGGGAGATGTTTTCCAACCCCAACATCGACATGTCCTGTGACTTTGAGGAGGAGCCCGATGGCAACTCCACATTTGCCAACATGGATGTGAACTTTAACCAGAACTTTGGCTCGTACACTCAGGACTTCTCTCAGTACAGCGACTTGCAGTTCAACATGCTGGTCAACGAGAACCAGACTCTGCAGTTGGAGCCACAGGACAGCCTGTCCAATGTGCTTCaggtgaagaaagaagaggCGCTATGA
- the mrpl28 gene encoding 39S ribosomal protein L28, mitochondrial, giving the protein MPLLKYSPKVWEALKMKQGIYARLPKHYLKSLEQKEPTPVHWRPLGVQYRANPVSGQKERVQDVPIPIYYPPQSQDGLWGGEGWISGFRYAYNDKMSTRLKKTWKPQLFKRELYSEILEHTFTITVTARTLDLIDAAFGLDFYILQTSKEDLNSKLGMDLKRAMLLRLARRNTELYPGDSVKREKVYNKYKQFEIPEEEAEWLGLNLEEAVEKQRQLEHKEPEPLFKACVDQLVEELRLQQLSEPHVMEKK; this is encoded by the exons ATGCCTCTTCTTAAATACTCTCCCAAAGTCTGGGAAGCCCTGAAAATGAAGCAGGGCATTTATGCTCGTCTCCCAAAACACTACCTCAAGTCTCTCGAGCAGAAAGAGCCCACGCCTGTCCACTGGAGACCCCTGGGAGTACAGTACAGAGCCAACCCAGTCAGTGGACAGAAGGAACGGGTGCAGGACGTCCCAATCCCCATCTATTACCCTCCACAATCCCAGGACGGCTTGTGGGGTGGAGAGGGATGGATAAGTGGTTTCAGATACGCTTACAATGACAAA ATGTCCACTCGTTTGAAGAAGACCTGGAAACCACAGCTGTTCAAAAGAGAGTTGTACAGTGAAATCCTTGAACACACTTTCACCATCACCGTCACAGCCCGCACTCTGGACCTCATTGATGCTGCCTTTGGCTTAGACTTTTACATTCTTCAA ACATCGAAGGAAGACCTGAATTCAAAATTGGGAATGGACCTGAAGAGGGCAATGTTGCTTCGCCTGGCACGCAGAAACACAGAGCTTTACCCGGGTGACTCGGTCAAAAGAGAGAAGGtttacaataaatacaag CAGTTTGAAATcccagaggaggaagcagagtgGTTGGGTCTGAATCTGGAGGAGGCTGTGGAGAAACAGAGGCAGCTTGAGCACAAG GAGCCCGAGCCTCTTTTCAAGGCCTGTGTGGaccagctggtggaggagctaCGCCTTCAACAACTGTCAGAGCCGCACGTTATGGAGAAGAAGTGA
- the LOC118299314 gene encoding zinc transporter 1 — protein MESKVAFFRFGRTDHIQGPHTVFFFAGCASSTFQVAGMRMTHWCMLGVTILLLACEVAISQLCKSVITLLDGFHTLFILLQMATRHPLTAPSSSDAATDATSPTPLPLHDGASPFNSNPLCPPTVSPPALICGVSFFNSRIPAVGSFMSSLLLASLGISYLLQSLKLFLMPAPVQLPLLLVVVGSFSLLLKMLWLGLNWDKLQEEMTGASRQPETHCHVEVNHRALAAEEAKGPADDVSLVQSAADDSLHNGALLFCNPGASSVPDIDPQSPQQLPEVFAELEVCKCESLSKDIPETSKDETSMGHLDTQNASITFQVCKSSHPSASPVPNSQQPVCLQSLLVVAQGLFTSLLALFNGLVMLRVDPQCLPGSEACGLLFYLDPGLSLLAVLMLIATATPQVHRYGLLLLQATPPHICVSDLEQRIAGVPGVETVHDLHVWQLTESFVVASVHVRCHARFPTHRCADLMLGVTKVLQSVGVRCCTVQPEFAPCSAGMCCPILKEECRSTLAPPAGKTTEQPYTKDF, from the exons atggagagcaaGGTGGCATTTTTCAGATTTGGGCGTACAGATCACATTCAAGGACctcacactgtttttttttttgctggctGCGCGTCGTCTACTTTTCAGG TTGCAGGTATGAGGATGACACACTGGTGCATGCTGGGCGTTACCATCCTACTTCTGGCGTGCGAGGTCGCCATCAGTCAGCTGTGCAAGTCCGTCATCACCTTGTTGGATGGTTTCCACACACTCTTCATCCTCTTGCAAATGGCTACTCGTCATCCTCTAactgccccctcctcttcgGACGCTGCCACCGATGCCACCAGTCCCACTCCTCTGCCACTCCATGATGGAGCCTCACCTTTTAACTCAAATCCACTCTGCCCCCCGACagtctctcctccagctctcatTTGCGGAGTGTCCTTCTTTAACAGCAGGATTCCAGCTGTGGGGAGTTTCATGTCCAGTCTCCTCCTGGCTTCACTGGGTATCTCCTACTTACTGCAAAGCTTAAAATTGTTCCTGATGCCAGCACCAGTacagctccccctgctgcttGTGGTGGTGGGATCTTTCAGTCTGCTCCTTAAGATGCTGTGGCTGGGGCTGAACTGGGAtaagctgcaggaggagatgacTGGAGCCAGCCGACAGCCAGAAACCCACTGTCATGTTGAAGTGAACCACAGAG CCTTAGCAGCAGAAGAAGCCAAAGGCCCGGCTGATGACGTTAGCCTGGTCCAATCCGCTGCAGATGACTCACTGCACAACGGGGCGCTTCTCTTCTGTAACCCAGGAGCCTCCAGCGTCCCTGACATTGACCCTCAAAGCCCACAACAACTGCCAGAAGTCTTTGCAGAACTGGAGGTTTGCAAGTGTGAGAGTCTTTCAAAAGACATCCCTGAGACGTCTAAAGACGAAACCAGCATGGGACATCTTG ACACTCAAAATGCATCTATAACCTTCCAAGTCTGCAAGTCCTCACATCCCTCTGCGAGCCCTGTTCCAaacagccagcagccagttTGCCTGCAGTCGCTCCTCGTGGTCGCTCAGGGCCTTTTCACTTCACTTCTGGCTCTGTTCAATGGCCTGGTGATGCTGCGGGTCGACCCACAGTGCCTGCCTGGCTCTGAAGCCTGTGGCCTCCTGTTTTACCTGGACCCTGGTCTCTCCCTACTCGCTGTGCTTATGCTGATCGCCACAGCTACGCCACAG GTGCACAGGTAtggactgctgctgctacaggccacacctccacacatttgtgtgtctgaTCTTGAACAAAGGATCGCAGGTGTCCCCGGAGTGGAGACTGTGCACGACCTCCACGTCTGGCAGTTAACCGAATCGTTCGTGGTGGCCTCTGTCCACGTTCGGTGCCATGCCAGGTTTCCGACTCACAG GTGTGCTGATCTGATGCTGGGCGTCACTAAGGTGCTGCAGAGTGTCGGAGTGAGATGCTGCACCGTGCAGCCAGAGTTTGCTCCATGTTCTGCAGGCATGTGCTGCCCTATCCTGAAAGAGGAGTGCAGGAGCACGCTGGCACCACCAGCTGGGAAAACAACGGAACAGCCCTACACCAAAGATTTTTAA